The Mucilaginibacter mallensis genome has a segment encoding these proteins:
- a CDS encoding nuclear transport factor 2 family protein yields the protein MKILKPVMLLVIALMVNTAVKANKTDEGVLTKTHAIDTYVDAMMRGKLDGLNDVIDPTAKFSLLQKKHLVSYTKKEMMDFLNTTKNIEEDCTVNTSVVETDTDIAVVKVDMQFKTFVRSNYVTIANTGNGWKIINVYSVFN from the coding sequence ATGAAAATATTAAAACCTGTTATGCTGTTAGTCATCGCGTTGATGGTTAACACTGCTGTTAAAGCAAATAAAACCGATGAAGGCGTGCTCACTAAAACCCATGCCATAGACACCTATGTAGATGCCATGATGCGCGGAAAGCTGGATGGCCTTAATGATGTAATTGACCCCACCGCGAAGTTTAGTTTGCTACAGAAAAAGCACCTGGTTAGCTATACTAAAAAGGAAATGATGGACTTTTTGAATACCACAAAAAATATTGAAGAAGATTGCACTGTCAATACATCGGTAGTTGAAACTGATACTGATATAGCTGTAGTAAAGGTTGATATGCAGTTTAAAACTTTTGTACGCAGTAATTATGTAACCATTGCCAATACCGGCAATGGCTGGAAGATCATAAACGTATACTCTGTCTTTAATTAG
- a CDS encoding GDSL-type esterase/lipase family protein, which yields MKTKLFLLFLAFTFSTPVFAQQGFPFANEIQAFKHQDSLDFPKKNGILFIGSSSIRKWTDLEQRFANEPIIRRGVGGCELWQIVDYYTPYILFPYQARKIFIYAGENDIAAGKSAQFVADEFTKLWTMINQKSPSSEIYFMSIKPSPSRAKYFTEVDKANVLIKTYLKDKPKSHFINVATVIYKAGTAVPDSSLFQSDYLHLNSKGYDKWQKVLQPYVK from the coding sequence ATGAAAACAAAGTTGTTCCTCCTCTTTTTAGCCTTTACATTTTCTACACCGGTATTTGCACAGCAGGGCTTTCCTTTTGCTAATGAGATACAGGCATTTAAACACCAGGATAGTTTAGATTTTCCAAAAAAGAATGGCATTTTGTTTATCGGCAGTTCATCCATCCGCAAATGGACCGATTTGGAGCAGCGTTTCGCCAATGAACCAATCATAAGGCGTGGCGTAGGCGGCTGCGAACTTTGGCAAATTGTAGATTACTACACGCCCTATATACTCTTCCCCTACCAGGCCCGCAAAATATTTATTTATGCCGGCGAGAATGATATAGCTGCGGGAAAATCAGCACAATTTGTTGCCGATGAGTTTACCAAACTGTGGACCATGATCAACCAGAAATCCCCCTCATCAGAAATTTATTTTATGTCGATAAAACCAAGCCCGAGCCGGGCAAAATATTTTACAGAAGTTGATAAAGCCAACGTGCTGATAAAAACTTATTTAAAGGATAAGCCCAAAAGTCATTTTATTAATGTAGCCACTGTTATATATAAAGCCGGAACTGCTGTACCCGATTCAAGCCTGTTTCAGTCGGATTACCTGCATTTAAACAGTAAAGGCTATGATAAATGGCAAAAAGTATTGCAACCATATGTCAAATAA
- a CDS encoding nuclear transport factor 2 family protein yields the protein MKTLKSMVAGIALLLACITANASVKSHATQPTEKDVVNIYINAIANGKTDNLDKVLGDDLQFNMQRGQRVNTFTKDQLMNYLKSNTVSGESVNTTTTVLSDDDSSSKVKIDFKYDGYTRTDVVTLDKSFGWKITSVNSTFK from the coding sequence ATGAAAACACTTAAATCAATGGTAGCAGGTATCGCATTACTTCTTGCCTGCATAACCGCAAATGCCTCAGTTAAATCTCACGCTACTCAACCAACAGAAAAAGATGTTGTAAATATTTACATTAATGCTATTGCAAATGGCAAGACAGATAATTTAGATAAAGTATTGGGTGACGATCTGCAATTTAATATGCAACGCGGCCAAAGAGTAAACACATTTACTAAAGATCAATTAATGAACTACCTGAAAAGTAATACAGTATCAGGCGAGTCGGTAAATACTACAACTACCGTTCTTTCTGATGATGACAGTTCAAGTAAAGTAAAGATCGACTTTAAATACGATGGTTATACCCGTACTGATGTAGTTACCCTCGATAAATCATTCGGTTGGAAAATAACCAGTGTGAACAGTACTTTTAAGTAA
- a CDS encoding GNAT family N-acetyltransferase encodes MLITTRPAIFNDIPVLQQLIAESVCRLSKGYYTETQIESSIKYIFGVDTQLLIDETYYVAETGNQIIACGGWSKRETLYGGDQHKAVADPLLDPATDAARIRAFFVHPDWARQGIGKMMINLCEAEAIKNGFKAMELGATLPGEPLYRAMGYKSLAKILVDMANGEQLDVIKMRKEL; translated from the coding sequence ATGCTTATTACAACCCGGCCCGCCATCTTTAATGATATACCCGTTTTACAGCAGCTAATAGCTGAATCCGTATGTAGACTTAGCAAAGGGTATTATACCGAAACGCAAATTGAAAGCTCCATTAAATACATTTTTGGTGTTGATACGCAGTTATTAATTGATGAAACTTACTATGTAGCCGAAACCGGTAATCAAATAATTGCCTGCGGCGGATGGAGTAAAAGGGAAACCTTGTATGGCGGCGATCAGCATAAGGCTGTTGCTGATCCTTTGCTCGATCCTGCAACTGATGCTGCACGCATCCGCGCATTTTTTGTTCACCCCGATTGGGCCCGACAGGGAATTGGTAAAATGATGATAAATTTATGCGAGGCCGAAGCTATTAAAAATGGTTTTAAAGCCATGGAACTTGGTGCTACATTGCCCGGCGAACCGCTTTATAGGGCAATGGGTTATAAAAGCTTAGCAAAAATTTTAGTCGATATGGCGAATGGCGAACAGCTTGACGTTATTAAAATGCGTAAGGAATTATAA
- a CDS encoding DNA gyrase/topoisomerase IV subunit A: protein MSEDLNPNDIPANSEEKLHNITSLDGLYENWFLDYASYVILDRAVPHINDGLKPVQRRILHSLKEMDDGRFNKAANVIGNTMKYHPHGDASIGDAMVQIGQKNLMIDCQGNWGDPVTGDSAAAPRYIEARLSKFALEVAFNADTTIWQASYDGRNKEPITLPVKFPLLLAQGAEGIAVGLATKILPHNFIELIDASIDVLKGGTPNLLPDFPTGGMADASGYNDGQRGGKVRVRAKIVERDKKTLAITEIPFSTTTGSLIDSIISANDKGKIKIKKIEDNTAQNVEIMIHLAPGISPDVTIDALFAFTDCEVSISPNTCVIQDDKPRFMSVNDMLAESTHFTRELLKQELQIKLKELMEKIFFSSLLKIFIQEGMYKHADYEGSSNFEQVLEVLNRLFEPFFPQFYREILADDYKKLIDKPMSSITRFDVKKTDEQIKALEAEIKTVKHHLKHLTEYTIDWFAKLKEKYGKGRERKTELRTFDKVEAAQVALANVKLYVNRVDGFIGTGLKKDEFVGDCSDIDEIIVFRSDGLCVITKVQDKVFVGKDIIHVAVFKKNDERTVYNMIYKDGASGVSYVKRFSVTGVTRDKEYDLTKGSKASKVLYFSANPNGEAEIINVQLKPHSKLKKLQFDEDFANIAIKGRGSMGNIVTKYPVKKITLKSKGISTLSGRKIWYDEILKRLNVDSRGKYLGEFDGDDRILTVMSNGIYELTSFDLNNHFFDSMILIEKYDPEKVYTVVHYEGKSKNYLVKRFMFENTPPGKETSIISEENGSKMIFISGASQPVAKVDQLKGKTQTPETIEINLAELIDVKGMKAMGNRVTVHTIQTVELIASSEPEPEPVAEVEEEIIEETEESEDTPPIATEKPAKSEETESVESPKKSVESPEAESVEESEETPKQESVEPPPIKKIDFEITNPDDIDIDDKGQLGLF, encoded by the coding sequence ATGAGCGAAGATTTAAACCCGAACGATATACCTGCTAATAGCGAAGAAAAATTACATAACATCACCTCCCTCGACGGATTGTACGAAAACTGGTTCCTGGATTATGCATCGTATGTAATTCTTGACCGTGCCGTACCGCATATAAATGATGGTTTAAAACCCGTGCAGCGCCGTATACTCCATTCGCTTAAGGAAATGGACGACGGGCGTTTTAATAAAGCCGCCAACGTTATTGGTAACACCATGAAATATCACCCGCATGGGGATGCTTCAATTGGTGATGCTATGGTGCAAATCGGGCAAAAAAACCTGATGATTGATTGCCAGGGGAACTGGGGCGACCCGGTAACCGGCGACTCGGCTGCGGCGCCACGTTATATTGAGGCCCGTTTATCAAAGTTTGCGCTCGAGGTTGCTTTTAATGCTGATACTACTATATGGCAGGCCAGTTACGATGGCCGTAACAAGGAGCCTATAACCCTCCCTGTTAAATTCCCTTTACTATTGGCCCAGGGAGCTGAAGGCATCGCGGTAGGTTTAGCCACCAAAATATTACCGCATAATTTCATTGAACTTATAGACGCATCAATTGATGTGCTCAAAGGCGGAACACCTAATCTATTGCCTGATTTCCCTACAGGGGGTATGGCAGATGCATCTGGTTATAACGACGGACAGCGCGGTGGCAAGGTTAGGGTACGTGCTAAAATCGTCGAGCGGGATAAGAAAACGCTTGCCATAACCGAAATACCCTTCAGCACTACAACAGGCAGCCTGATAGATAGTATCATATCAGCCAATGATAAGGGTAAGATCAAGATCAAAAAGATAGAAGATAATACGGCGCAAAATGTGGAGATCATGATCCACCTGGCGCCGGGGATATCACCCGATGTAACTATTGACGCGCTTTTTGCTTTTACCGATTGCGAAGTTTCCATATCGCCCAATACCTGTGTAATACAGGATGATAAGCCGCGCTTTATGAGCGTGAACGATATGCTGGCCGAAAGCACGCACTTTACCCGCGAGCTGCTTAAACAGGAGCTACAGATAAAGCTGAAGGAACTGATGGAAAAGATCTTCTTCAGCTCACTGCTCAAGATCTTTATACAGGAGGGCATGTACAAGCATGCTGATTATGAAGGCTCATCAAACTTTGAGCAGGTGCTTGAAGTACTGAACCGCTTATTTGAACCGTTCTTTCCGCAGTTTTATAGGGAGATATTGGCTGATGATTATAAAAAACTGATTGATAAGCCGATGAGCAGCATCACCCGTTTTGATGTTAAGAAAACGGATGAACAGATCAAGGCTTTAGAAGCCGAAATAAAAACAGTAAAGCATCACCTTAAACACCTTACCGAATACACTATAGATTGGTTCGCCAAACTAAAAGAGAAGTATGGCAAGGGCCGCGAACGTAAAACCGAGCTGCGCACGTTTGATAAGGTTGAAGCCGCCCAGGTAGCATTGGCCAATGTTAAGCTGTATGTGAACCGGGTTGATGGTTTCATAGGTACAGGACTAAAGAAAGACGAATTTGTTGGGGATTGCTCGGATATTGACGAGATCATCGTTTTCCGCTCGGATGGCTTGTGCGTGATAACCAAGGTACAGGATAAGGTTTTTGTGGGTAAGGATATTATCCACGTTGCCGTATTTAAAAAGAACGATGAGCGCACCGTTTACAACATGATCTATAAGGATGGTGCAAGCGGTGTAAGCTATGTTAAACGCTTCTCGGTAACCGGCGTAACGCGTGATAAGGAATATGACCTGACCAAAGGTTCAAAGGCATCGAAAGTATTATACTTTAGCGCCAACCCTAACGGCGAGGCCGAAATCATTAACGTACAGCTTAAACCGCACTCCAAACTTAAAAAGCTGCAGTTTGATGAGGATTTTGCCAACATAGCCATTAAAGGCCGTGGATCGATGGGTAACATCGTAACCAAATACCCGGTTAAAAAGATCACGCTCAAGAGCAAGGGTATATCTACCCTATCGGGCCGTAAAATATGGTATGACGAGATATTGAAGCGATTGAATGTTGATAGTCGCGGTAAATATTTGGGTGAATTTGATGGCGACGACCGCATACTTACTGTAATGAGTAATGGTATTTATGAGTTAACCAGCTTCGATCTGAACAACCACTTTTTTGATAGTATGATTCTGATTGAAAAATATGATCCGGAGAAAGTTTATACCGTTGTGCATTACGAGGGCAAATCAAAAAATTACCTGGTTAAGCGCTTTATGTTTGAGAACACGCCTCCGGGTAAGGAAACAAGCATTATCAGCGAAGAAAACGGCTCAAAAATGATATTCATCTCCGGTGCATCACAGCCTGTTGCCAAGGTTGATCAGCTTAAAGGCAAAACCCAAACACCTGAAACCATTGAGATAAACCTTGCCGAGTTGATTGATGTAAAAGGCATGAAAGCCATGGGCAACCGGGTTACAGTACATACAATACAAACTGTTGAGCTGATCGCATCAAGCGAGCCGGAACCAGAACCTGTTGCTGAGGTTGAAGAGGAAATCATTGAGGAAACAGAGGAATCAGAAGACACACCACCAATAGCAACTGAAAAACCGGCCAAGTCTGAAGAAACTGAATCGGTGGAATCTCCTAAAAAATCAGTGGAATCACCAGAAGCAGAATCGGTGGAAGAATCAGAGGAAACTCCAAAACAAGAATCGGTGGAACCACCTCCAATAAAAAAGATAGATTTTGAGATCACCAATCCCGATGATATTGATATAGACGATAAAGGTCAACTGGGCTTATTTTAA
- a CDS encoding NUDIX hydrolase N-terminal domain-containing protein, which yields MSNKNYLDLLDELRSIAQLGLNYSKNHHDIENYNRLLQLAADSYSDITGLSSDEIKKRFKQELGYVTPKVGVNGALFNEQGQLLLELRSDDLLWGMPGGWVDIGESPDTAIKREFMEETNLVVEPTEIIKFYTRLPGEFSQPHTSVHIVYYCKYISGDLKKSRESLELNYMDHTKITNWHKDHGLQAQDAASYFNKLVI from the coding sequence ATGTCAAATAAAAATTACCTGGATCTACTGGACGAATTGCGATCCATTGCACAGCTTGGTTTAAATTATAGTAAAAACCACCACGATATTGAAAACTATAACCGTTTGCTGCAATTAGCCGCTGATAGTTATTCAGATATTACCGGCCTATCATCCGATGAAATAAAGAAAAGGTTTAAACAAGAGTTGGGCTATGTTACACCCAAGGTTGGTGTTAACGGAGCGCTATTTAATGAACAGGGTCAATTATTGCTTGAACTGAGGAGCGACGACCTGTTATGGGGTATGCCTGGCGGATGGGTTGATATTGGCGAAAGCCCCGATACTGCAATAAAACGGGAGTTTATGGAAGAAACGAATTTGGTGGTGGAACCGACGGAAATTATAAAATTTTATACCCGGTTACCTGGCGAATTTAGTCAGCCCCATACATCAGTACACATTGTATATTATTGCAAATACATTAGTGGCGATCTCAAAAAATCGCGTGAGAGCCTTGAACTAAATTATATGGATCATACCAAAATTACAAACTGGCACAAAGATCATGGTTTGCAGGCACAAGATGCCGCCTCATATTTTAATAAGCTTGTGATATAA
- a CDS encoding YdeI/OmpD-associated family protein, translating into MVEFNTIILQFNEQGEKTGWTYIEVPADIAQQIKPGSKKSFRVRGMLDAFPVSGLALMPMGEGNFIMALKAEIRKGMHKNAGAVLQVKLEEDTDYKVEIPDELMECFDFEPEAFEFFNTLAKSHRDYFIKWINSAKTSETRAKRIVNTVNAMLRRWDYNTMIREMRKE; encoded by the coding sequence ATGGTTGAGTTTAACACCATTATTTTGCAATTTAATGAACAGGGCGAAAAAACGGGATGGACCTATATTGAGGTTCCTGCTGATATTGCGCAGCAAATTAAGCCCGGAAGTAAAAAATCATTCAGGGTTCGGGGTATGCTGGATGCTTTCCCGGTGAGCGGGCTGGCATTGATGCCAATGGGCGAAGGCAACTTTATTATGGCATTAAAAGCAGAAATACGAAAAGGGATGCATAAAAATGCCGGGGCCGTATTACAAGTAAAACTTGAAGAAGATACTGATTATAAGGTAGAGATTCCTGATGAATTGATGGAATGTTTTGATTTTGAACCCGAGGCCTTTGAGTTTTTTAATACCCTTGCAAAATCACACCGCGATTATTTTATAAAATGGATCAACAGCGCCAAAACCAGCGAAACACGGGCAAAACGTATTGTAAATACAGTTAACGCTATGCTGAGAAGATGGGATTACAACACAATGATAAGGGAGATGAGGAAAGAATGA
- a CDS encoding type II toxin-antitoxin system RelE/ParE family toxin: MAVDLIWSERALKEYDQLLDYLLDEWGTDITIRVSREIDHTVLHIQNIILFFQRIKIYVVALLRPQTSIYFRVNKGVIEIISLFDNRQNPDKLKL, encoded by the coding sequence GTGGCTGTAGATTTAATTTGGTCGGAAAGGGCATTAAAAGAATACGATCAGCTTCTGGATTATTTGTTAGATGAATGGGGAACAGATATTACCATAAGGGTTAGCAGAGAGATTGATCACACCGTGTTACATATCCAAAACATTATCCTGTTTTTCCAAAGAATAAAAATATACGTCGTTGCGTTGCTTCGCCCCCAAACTTCCATCTATTTCAGAGTTAATAAAGGTGTGATTGAAATAATATCACTTTTCGATAACAGGCAAAATCCTGATAAGCTTAAATTGTAA